A portion of the Cellulophaga algicola DSM 14237 genome contains these proteins:
- a CDS encoding SusC/RagA family TonB-linked outer membrane protein, with protein sequence MMKKFKFAAFAFFLMCSQFILAQNSVSGVVSDNTGTPLPGVSIIVQGTTRGTTADFDGQYSIDNVTPTDELIFSYIGMTRQIISIGSATTLNVTLLESSEALDEVVVVAYGKQSRRTVTGAIATVDADEIASLPVANAEQALQGRAAGVSVVNSGPPGSSPQVLIRGLGTFGNNSPLYVIDGVIVGNLSGISPSDIENVSILKDASTTALYGARGSNGVVLVTTKSGKKGKGILNFSTYSGAQVVSNRYDLMNTTQYLQFAANNNVFPDRPAELFQNNTDWQDAIFKVGFIQDYKLDYSKGTENTTQFFSAEYLKQEGTIINTGFDRYSFRANSSFTSGKLKFGQTMSVSLSKSRGEQSGGGRTLITHAVNSVPFLPVFNPNNRGGFQGPDNVGDSQNAENPVRIQTLPTFSNNNFSLIGSLYGEYDIIEGLKFRTQIGLDYFTGRNSTFIPIFSDDPSNTHAQDYASYNAGVSFGQGLVFTNSLNYQKTFAEKHNLEFLALAEKTENIDSGFGGSARNLVTDELQQFGPDSQTIASDNSKTTRLGYLARLNYNYDTKYIFSASVRTDASSRFGDNNRWGTFPAVSLGWVISEEDFFGDDSSVNNLKLRSSYGITGNDAIGDYQYAATLVGGFEYPVGGSIAPGFTENGGSNPDLKWEEITTLNLGLDVGFLNNKFTASLEYFKNRSDDLLVSLPTPLSSGSHAGNITSNVGSVETKGFEAILGYNDNEGDFTWSANFNIGSSSNEVIVLGVDEIPRNRLQDAAVNVTNIQVGESIDHFYGYVSDGIYQTQAEVDAVFSGNLGQTDVQPGDIRYKDINGDGNITADDRVVLADPLPDFTYGLNLSANYKNFDASLFVTGVQGVDVYNTIRYDLEGGARRVFNGSPALLNSWTPGNSTTTTPRFGGSTENFAVSDRFIEDGSYARLKNISLGYTLNSEVLNGYLSKLRLYASAQNLFTITDYNGLDPELTSGVDYGRYPQPKSFLFGVQLSF encoded by the coding sequence ATGATGAAGAAATTCAAATTTGCGGCATTCGCGTTCTTTTTGATGTGTTCGCAATTTATTCTCGCCCAAAATTCAGTAAGTGGTGTTGTTTCTGATAATACTGGAACGCCATTACCTGGTGTATCTATTATTGTTCAAGGAACAACACGAGGAACCACTGCCGATTTTGATGGACAATACAGTATTGATAATGTAACGCCAACGGACGAGCTTATATTTTCATACATAGGTATGACAAGACAAATTATTAGCATTGGTAGCGCCACTACCTTAAATGTTACCTTATTAGAATCATCAGAAGCCTTAGATGAGGTGGTTGTTGTTGCTTATGGTAAACAGAGTAGAAGAACAGTTACTGGTGCTATTGCAACAGTAGATGCAGATGAAATTGCTTCATTACCAGTAGCAAATGCAGAGCAAGCTTTACAAGGTAGAGCTGCTGGTGTATCTGTTGTTAATTCAGGTCCTCCGGGGTCTAGTCCTCAAGTTTTGATTAGAGGTTTAGGTACTTTTGGTAACAATAGCCCTTTATATGTTATTGATGGAGTAATTGTAGGAAATCTTTCTGGAATTAGCCCTTCAGATATAGAAAACGTGTCTATACTAAAAGATGCTTCTACTACGGCATTGTATGGAGCAAGAGGTTCTAATGGTGTAGTTTTAGTAACTACCAAGAGTGGTAAAAAGGGTAAAGGAATATTAAACTTCTCTACATACTCAGGTGCTCAGGTAGTGTCTAATAGGTATGATCTTATGAACACTACTCAGTATTTACAATTCGCAGCAAATAACAACGTCTTCCCAGATAGACCTGCAGAATTATTTCAAAACAATACAGATTGGCAAGATGCAATATTTAAAGTAGGGTTTATACAAGATTATAAATTAGATTATTCTAAAGGAACAGAAAATACCACGCAATTTTTTTCAGCAGAATATTTAAAACAAGAAGGTACAATTATTAATACCGGTTTCGATCGTTATTCTTTTAGAGCGAACAGTTCCTTTACTTCAGGAAAGTTAAAGTTTGGACAAACAATGTCTGTATCTTTAAGCAAGTCTAGAGGAGAACAAAGTGGTGGTGGTAGAACATTAATAACGCATGCTGTAAACTCGGTGCCATTTTTACCAGTATTTAACCCTAATAATCGCGGTGGTTTTCAAGGCCCGGATAATGTTGGTGATAGCCAAAATGCAGAGAATCCTGTTCGTATTCAAACACTTCCAACATTTAGTAACAACAACTTTAGTCTTATTGGTAGTTTGTATGGGGAATATGACATTATAGAAGGTCTTAAGTTTAGAACTCAAATAGGGCTAGATTATTTTACTGGCAGAAATAGTACTTTTATACCTATTTTTTCTGATGATCCTAGTAATACACATGCACAAGACTATGCTTCTTATAATGCAGGTGTTTCTTTCGGTCAAGGATTAGTTTTTACAAACAGCTTAAACTACCAAAAAACATTTGCAGAAAAGCATAATCTTGAATTTTTAGCTTTAGCTGAAAAAACAGAAAACATTGATTCAGGTTTTGGTGGTAGTGCAAGAAACCTTGTTACTGATGAATTACAGCAGTTTGGACCAGATTCTCAAACTATTGCAAGTGATAATAGCAAAACAACTAGATTAGGTTATTTAGCACGATTAAATTATAATTATGATACTAAATATATTTTCTCTGCTTCTGTAAGAACAGATGCTTCGTCTAGATTTGGTGATAACAATCGTTGGGGTACTTTCCCCGCAGTATCTTTGGGATGGGTAATTTCTGAAGAAGATTTTTTTGGAGATGATAGTAGTGTAAATAATTTAAAATTAAGATCTAGTTACGGTATAACTGGTAACGATGCTATTGGAGATTACCAATACGCTGCTACTCTTGTTGGTGGTTTTGAATACCCTGTAGGAGGTTCTATTGCTCCAGGTTTTACCGAAAATGGAGGTTCAAACCCAGATTTAAAATGGGAGGAAATTACCACATTAAATTTAGGTCTTGATGTAGGTTTCTTAAATAATAAATTTACGGCTAGTTTAGAATATTTTAAAAACAGAAGTGATGATTTATTAGTGAGTTTGCCAACGCCATTATCTTCTGGTTCTCATGCTGGTAACATTACATCAAATGTTGGTTCTGTAGAAACAAAAGGTTTTGAAGCTATTTTAGGGTATAATGATAATGAAGGTGATTTTACTTGGTCTGCTAATTTTAATATTGGTTCTAGTTCTAATGAAGTTATAGTTTTAGGAGTAGATGAAATTCCTAGAAATCGACTGCAAGATGCTGCGGTTAACGTTACAAACATTCAAGTAGGGGAATCTATAGACCATTTTTATGGCTATGTTAGTGATGGTATTTATCAAACTCAAGCAGAAGTAGATGCTGTTTTTTCTGGAAACCTTGGACAAACAGATGTCCAACCTGGAGATATAAGATATAAAGATATAAATGGCGATGGAAATATTACTGCTGATGATAGAGTTGTTTTAGCAGACCCATTACCAGATTTTACGTATGGTTTAAATTTAAGTGCTAATTACAAGAATTTTGATGCTAGTTTGTTTGTTACGGGTGTACAAGGAGTTGATGTATATAATACTATTAGATATGATTTAGAAGGCGGTGCTCGTAGAGTATTTAATGGAAGTCCTGCTTTATTAAATAGTTGGACCCCGGGTAATTCAACGACTACAACACCAAGGTTTGGTGGGTCGACAGAAAACTTTGCGGTTTCAGATAGATTTATTGAGGACGGTTCTTATGCTAGGTTAAAAAATATTAGTTTGGGGTATACTTTAAATAGTGAAGTATTAAACGGTTACCTTTCTAAGCTTAGGCTGTATGCAAGTGCACAAAACTTATTTACTATAACGGATTATAATGGGTTAGATCCAGAATTAACATCTGGTGTAGATTATGGAAGATACCCACAACCAAAATCATTCTTATTCGGAGTTCAACTTTCATTTTAA
- a CDS encoding two-component regulator propeller domain-containing protein → MNRILTICTAILWFCTFQSKAQEKNGQLNFVNIKQGLSKVAVSAIAQDKKGYIWIGTNGAGLYKFDGVEYTPYKHKIKDTTTINSNLIHCMYIDHKNRLWVGTDDGLSVYEKDLDRFTRIPFQSKKDAELNIAVFTLSGDAQGNIYIGSFENGYFGLKNDETSIRRLASADPIAKNAVNINKLTVDHKNNIYAGTSLGLKEFDVTAQKFVSSYFNTSSGLHTFDEPVQTLLIDANHHIWVGTVSNGLYKIVKGNPTTGVLDQIFHFGITEKRILAICQLKDNSILVGTENDGLLQINQDGTTKARYLSDKSYTNSISSNSIWSLFLDKNNRVWMGYYNSGIGIYDELYDKFKGLESVSNNKNSLEVGSVTGILEDEAKRLWITMDGGGIDIFNPKSNTYTHLIKNEGGYSNLSSSDIQTVFKDRKNNLWFGTWNHGLFLLPSGSKKFINYNAENTPEAFGSNSIMSFAEDANGTIWIGTFYNGILSYNPNTESFVHHDTPEFTEKNLHTSAIRKVIVDSKDFIWVGTTKGLFRIKEEGNSGFKIDNISEKAPELYRNKSSANYILSLYEASDGSIWIGTRGSGLGNYNPQKQRFNFCNETFNLNEESVASITSSDAQTLWVSGNTGITKIDLKNKKATNYSANDGLLSNNFNFNAVLKANDGMLYFGNYKGLDFFDPKNVSVNESLTSIYLTGFKLFNKDVIPGAAHSPLDEIISETETIELTHNQSVFTIEYTGINYTRAEKNTYAYYLEGFEDTWNYVGTFRSATYTNLDPGKYTFKLKAANNDGIWNENALTLKVHILPPWWKTNLATAIYILLLALGIYLLNKITQERIKEKQFIKNERIKRIQEDRLNEKKLQFFTNISHEFRTPLTLIINPLEDIIRDETLNLPDRVKEKHHIIHKNTDRLYRLINELMDFRKLELNKLRVKAGELDVVEFTKEVTSYFKEEAANRNIHLAVDADVTEIPIWADANMLEKIIFNILSNALKVTPDGGAINIDILSSDKLIALPLADSTQPIEAIEIIITDTGMGLEQDQVQRIFERFYQVENLNKTYYGGTGIGLEVVQNFIELHKGKVEVESEVGKGTSFKLFFPKGKAHFAAEDILKEVTKSISYRERNPLPKTAKSTEDGTSEEYKSKQHTLLVVEDNAELRNYLRDEFKQQYKVLVAKDGQEGLQMAKEFLPDVILTDVIMPEMDGFTFCKNIKEDLRTSHIPLLMLTAKAKIDDRIEGIGLGADAYMVKPFDMRLLSLRLKQLITSRQLIFDKYFGSISGADENANASSLDKDFIHKVLNYINENMSDSDLSVEVLASQLHLSRSQLYRKIKTLTGQTVNEFLRKIRLQRAKQIIETESDVNISEVCYKVGFSSPSYFTKCFKAHFGVLPTEIEKNK, encoded by the coding sequence ATGAATAGAATACTCACTATTTGCACGGCAATCTTATGGTTTTGTACGTTTCAAAGTAAAGCTCAAGAAAAAAATGGGCAATTAAATTTTGTAAACATCAAACAAGGTCTATCTAAAGTAGCTGTTTCTGCAATTGCTCAAGATAAAAAAGGATATATCTGGATTGGTACTAATGGAGCTGGCCTGTATAAGTTTGACGGGGTGGAGTATACACCATACAAACATAAAATTAAAGATACCACGACCATCAATAGTAATCTTATACATTGCATGTATATAGATCATAAGAATAGGTTATGGGTGGGTACAGATGATGGTTTAAGTGTCTATGAAAAAGACTTAGATAGGTTCACAAGAATACCATTTCAATCTAAAAAAGATGCAGAACTAAACATCGCTGTTTTTACTTTATCTGGTGACGCTCAAGGCAATATTTATATTGGAAGCTTTGAAAATGGTTACTTTGGGTTAAAGAATGATGAAACAAGTATTAGAAGATTAGCTTCTGCAGATCCCATAGCAAAAAATGCGGTTAACATCAATAAATTAACGGTAGATCATAAGAACAATATCTATGCAGGTACTTCATTAGGTTTAAAAGAATTTGATGTTACTGCTCAAAAATTTGTTTCATCATATTTCAATACAAGTTCAGGACTTCATACGTTTGATGAACCGGTGCAGACGCTGCTAATAGATGCTAATCATCATATTTGGGTAGGAACTGTTTCTAACGGGTTGTATAAAATAGTTAAAGGCAATCCAACAACAGGAGTTTTAGATCAGATATTTCATTTTGGCATTACAGAAAAGCGTATTCTCGCAATATGCCAGTTGAAAGACAATTCTATTTTAGTAGGTACAGAAAATGACGGACTCCTTCAAATAAACCAAGATGGTACAACAAAGGCTCGGTATCTTTCAGACAAAAGCTATACGAATAGTATTAGTTCCAATTCTATCTGGTCGTTATTTTTAGATAAGAATAATCGGGTTTGGATGGGGTATTACAATAGTGGTATTGGAATATATGATGAACTCTATGATAAATTTAAGGGCTTAGAAAGTGTATCAAATAATAAAAATTCGCTAGAGGTAGGTTCCGTAACCGGAATTTTAGAAGATGAAGCTAAGCGCTTATGGATTACCATGGATGGCGGCGGAATTGATATTTTCAATCCAAAATCAAATACCTATACCCACCTTATCAAAAATGAAGGCGGGTATTCAAATTTGAGCTCTTCAGATATACAAACGGTTTTTAAGGATCGTAAAAATAATTTATGGTTTGGCACTTGGAATCATGGCCTATTTCTTTTGCCCAGCGGATCTAAAAAGTTTATAAATTATAATGCAGAAAATACTCCAGAAGCATTTGGTTCCAACAGTATTATGTCTTTTGCAGAAGATGCTAATGGGACTATTTGGATAGGTACTTTCTATAACGGAATTTTATCCTATAACCCAAATACAGAATCCTTTGTACATCATGATACACCAGAATTTACTGAGAAAAATTTGCATACTAGTGCTATTCGTAAAGTAATAGTAGACTCTAAGGATTTTATTTGGGTAGGTACGACTAAAGGATTATTTCGCATAAAAGAAGAGGGGAATTCAGGCTTTAAAATTGATAATATTTCAGAAAAGGCACCGGAACTTTACAGAAACAAATCTAGTGCCAACTACATTTTATCCTTATATGAAGCTAGTGATGGGAGTATTTGGATTGGAACAAGAGGTTCTGGTTTAGGAAATTACAACCCGCAGAAACAACGTTTTAATTTTTGTAATGAAACGTTTAATTTAAATGAGGAAAGCGTAGCCAGTATTACTTCTAGTGATGCTCAAACCTTATGGGTAAGTGGAAATACAGGCATTACTAAAATCGATTTAAAAAATAAAAAAGCCACAAATTACTCTGCAAATGATGGCTTGTTATCTAATAATTTTAATTTTAATGCTGTACTAAAGGCAAATGATGGGATGCTTTATTTTGGGAATTATAAAGGCTTAGATTTTTTTGATCCCAAAAATGTTAGCGTCAATGAAAGCCTTACGTCTATATATCTAACAGGGTTTAAACTTTTTAATAAAGATGTTATCCCGGGAGCTGCTCATTCACCTTTAGATGAAATTATATCGGAAACAGAGACTATAGAGCTCACACACAATCAATCTGTTTTTACCATAGAATACACCGGTATCAATTATACTAGGGCAGAGAAAAATACCTATGCGTATTACTTAGAGGGTTTTGAAGATACGTGGAACTATGTAGGGACTTTTAGAAGTGCAACCTATACCAATTTAGATCCAGGAAAATACACATTTAAACTAAAGGCTGCCAATAATGATGGTATTTGGAATGAAAATGCATTAACCTTAAAAGTGCATATTTTACCGCCTTGGTGGAAAACAAATTTGGCTACGGCAATCTACATTCTATTGCTAGCGCTAGGGATTTATTTACTGAATAAAATAACGCAGGAAAGAATAAAAGAGAAGCAATTTATTAAAAATGAACGCATCAAACGCATACAAGAGGATAGATTAAATGAAAAGAAACTTCAATTTTTTACAAATATTTCTCATGAATTTAGGACACCATTAACTTTAATTATTAATCCTTTAGAAGACATTATCCGGGATGAAACATTGAATTTACCAGATCGGGTAAAGGAGAAACATCACATTATTCATAAAAATACAGATAGGTTGTATAGGCTTATTAATGAATTGATGGATTTTAGAAAACTTGAACTTAATAAACTACGTGTTAAGGCAGGAGAACTAGATGTTGTAGAATTTACGAAAGAGGTTACTAGCTATTTTAAAGAAGAGGCGGCCAATAGAAATATACATTTAGCGGTAGATGCAGACGTTACAGAAATTCCTATTTGGGCAGATGCTAATATGCTCGAAAAAATTATCTTTAATATTCTTTCTAACGCTTTAAAAGTTACTCCAGATGGTGGTGCTATAAATATTGATATTTTATCTTCAGATAAATTAATAGCATTACCCTTGGCAGATAGTACCCAACCTATAGAAGCTATAGAAATTATCATTACAGATACGGGCATGGGGTTAGAGCAAGACCAAGTGCAACGTATTTTTGAGCGTTTTTATCAAGTAGAAAACTTAAATAAAACGTACTATGGCGGTACTGGAATTGGTTTAGAAGTGGTTCAGAATTTTATAGAATTACATAAGGGTAAAGTAGAGGTAGAGAGCGAAGTAGGCAAAGGAACTTCTTTTAAACTATTTTTCCCTAAAGGCAAAGCACATTTTGCAGCAGAAGATATTCTTAAAGAAGTAACTAAGTCTATAAGCTATAGAGAGCGTAATCCACTGCCTAAAACAGCAAAATCTACGGAAGATGGTACTTCTGAAGAGTATAAGAGTAAGCAACACACTTTGCTTGTGGTAGAAGATAATGCAGAGCTTAGAAACTATTTAAGAGATGAGTTTAAGCAACAATACAAAGTGTTGGTGGCAAAAGATGGGCAAGAAGGCTTGCAAATGGCGAAAGAATTCTTGCCAGATGTGATCTTAACCGATGTCATCATGCCAGAAATGGATGGTTTTACCTTTTGTAAAAATATTAAAGAAGATTTAAGGACTAGCCATATTCCGCTTTTAATGCTTACAGCCAAGGCTAAAATTGATGATCGTATAGAGGGTATAGGATTAGGTGCAGATGCCTATATGGTAAAACCTTTTGATATGCGTTTATTGAGTCTTCGATTAAAGCAATTAATTACCAGTAGGCAATTAATCTTTGACAAGTATTTTGGGTCTATAAGTGGTGCAGATGAAAATGCAAATGCCTCATCATTGGATAAAGATTTTATACATAAAGTCTTAAACTATATCAATGAGAATATGAGTGATTCAGATTTAAGCGTAGAGGTATTAGCCTCTCAGTTACATTTGAGTAGAAGTCAGCTATACCGAAAAATAAAAACACTTACGGGTCAAACCGTAAATGAGTTTCTTAGAAAAATAAGATTGCAACGCGCTAAGCAAATTATTGAAACAGAAAGCGATGTAAATATTAGTGAGGTTTGTTATAAAGTAGGATTCTCTTCACCGTCTTACTTTACAAAATGTTTTAAAGCCCACTTTGGAGTTCTTCCCACAGAGATAGAGAAAAATAAATAG
- a CDS encoding DUF5060 domain-containing protein, giving the protein MKLYNCVFVYFLLCAFAVQSQTNEVQISGNLEKYNKIILSFSGTELSENDAENPFLNYRLDVTFRNKDHVLVVPGYYAADGNASETGAAEGKAWNVIFRPDAVGTWTYKVSFKKGKNIAIASSGAAGTPIDFDGLNGSLEVLDVKDKTSEAAKGRLHYTGERYLRYTETKKAFLKVGAGSPENFLGYSGFDQTPATHEYAPHAKDWNSGDPTWQNGKGKNIIGALNYLASKGMNSVFFLTMNVQGDGKDVWPWIDENERYRFDCSKLDQWEIVFDHMDEKGLMLHMVLQETENELLLDIGQLGVQRKLYLREMIARFGHHLKVTWNLGEENGSVYWSPKGQDDKDRSAMAGYLAEVDPYGNFITLHSHSIPKEQDEILNPLLGYSFLEGSSVQIHDPKLAHETTVKWVDKSAEHGKQWVVSIDEIGPADHGALPDAEDPAHDDIRNHVLWGNLMAGGAGVEWYFGYKHAHMDLNCEDWRSRENLWNQSKIAIDFFNEQLPFEAMKAQDTLTSNLEDYVLAKENELYAIYLPKSTAVKLRLPASGDSYSILWFDAKNGGALKKGSKSKIKAAGETAIGMPPSDSGDWVAIVKNTKKTKNDDSLASLPSKFSNLDEVSAFEENKGFLEVEAEHFHYTSNQNTARDWKVIAYEQSNFIVDKQEQKALESASGKAYIKAYPDTRITHDDELIIGENFFPESGTGGIVSYKVKINTPGKYFIWASTFSTGTEDNGVHVGINGIWPESGARIQWCDGKNQWQWSSAQRQEDNHCGVPNTIFLEFSKPGDYVVSFAMREDGFKLDRWILTNNANFTPQIIPELQNE; this is encoded by the coding sequence ATGAAGTTATATAATTGCGTATTTGTTTACTTTTTATTATGCGCTTTTGCCGTGCAAAGTCAGACTAACGAAGTTCAAATTTCTGGAAATTTAGAAAAATATAATAAAATTATACTAAGCTTTTCAGGAACAGAACTTTCAGAGAATGATGCGGAGAACCCTTTTTTAAATTACCGTTTAGACGTGACATTTAGAAATAAAGATCATGTATTGGTCGTTCCTGGTTATTATGCAGCAGATGGCAATGCAAGTGAAACAGGAGCTGCAGAAGGTAAGGCGTGGAATGTTATATTTAGACCTGATGCAGTAGGAACTTGGACCTATAAAGTATCTTTTAAAAAAGGTAAAAATATTGCTATTGCAAGCTCTGGAGCAGCCGGAACACCGATAGATTTTGACGGCCTTAATGGTTCTTTAGAAGTTCTTGATGTAAAAGATAAAACTAGCGAAGCGGCAAAAGGAAGATTACACTACACAGGAGAGCGGTATTTAAGATACACGGAAACAAAAAAGGCATTTTTAAAAGTAGGTGCAGGAAGTCCTGAAAATTTTTTGGGATATTCTGGGTTTGACCAAACACCAGCAACCCATGAATATGCACCGCATGCTAAAGATTGGAACAGTGGTGACCCTACATGGCAAAACGGAAAAGGTAAAAACATTATCGGAGCACTGAACTACCTTGCTTCAAAAGGAATGAATAGTGTTTTCTTTTTGACTATGAATGTGCAAGGAGATGGTAAAGACGTGTGGCCTTGGATAGACGAAAATGAGCGCTACCGTTTTGACTGTAGCAAATTAGACCAATGGGAAATTGTTTTTGATCATATGGATGAGAAAGGGCTAATGCTGCATATGGTTTTACAGGAAACAGAAAATGAATTACTATTAGATATCGGACAATTAGGAGTACAACGAAAGCTATACTTAAGAGAGATGATTGCGCGTTTTGGGCATCATTTAAAAGTAACGTGGAATTTAGGAGAAGAAAACGGATCTGTATATTGGTCACCTAAAGGACAAGATGATAAAGATCGTAGCGCCATGGCTGGATATTTAGCGGAAGTAGATCCGTATGGTAATTTTATAACCTTACATAGCCATTCAATACCTAAAGAGCAAGATGAAATATTAAATCCCTTATTGGGATACTCCTTTTTAGAAGGAAGTTCTGTACAAATTCATGATCCAAAATTAGCGCATGAGACTACCGTAAAATGGGTAGATAAATCTGCGGAGCATGGCAAACAATGGGTGGTAAGTATTGATGAAATTGGGCCTGCAGATCACGGTGCGTTACCCGATGCTGAAGATCCTGCGCATGATGACATCAGAAATCATGTACTGTGGGGTAACCTGATGGCGGGTGGTGCCGGTGTAGAATGGTATTTTGGGTATAAACATGCGCATATGGATCTCAATTGTGAAGATTGGAGGTCTAGAGAAAACCTATGGAATCAGTCTAAAATTGCCATAGATTTTTTCAATGAGCAGCTTCCGTTTGAAGCTATGAAAGCACAGGATACGCTTACGTCAAACTTGGAAGATTATGTCTTGGCTAAAGAAAATGAGCTGTATGCTATATACCTTCCAAAAAGTACAGCGGTAAAATTACGGCTGCCAGCCTCTGGAGATAGCTATAGCATTTTATGGTTTGATGCAAAAAACGGAGGTGCCTTAAAAAAAGGATCTAAATCAAAAATAAAAGCAGCAGGAGAAACCGCTATTGGAATGCCTCCGTCAGATTCAGGAGACTGGGTGGCTATCGTAAAAAACACAAAGAAAACTAAGAATGATGATTCATTAGCCTCGCTACCTTCAAAATTTTCAAACCTAGATGAGGTATCGGCATTTGAAGAGAACAAAGGCTTTTTAGAAGTAGAAGCAGAGCATTTTCACTATACCTCTAATCAGAATACAGCACGAGATTGGAAAGTAATTGCCTATGAGCAGAGTAATTTTATAGTAGATAAACAGGAACAGAAAGCATTAGAATCTGCATCTGGTAAAGCCTATATTAAAGCATATCCTGATACCCGGATTACGCATGATGATGAGTTGATTATTGGTGAGAATTTTTTCCCGGAATCAGGTACGGGAGGCATCGTTTCTTATAAGGTAAAAATTAATACTCCAGGAAAATATTTTATATGGGCCAGTACATTTTCTACCGGTACAGAAGATAATGGAGTGCATGTTGGTATTAATGGAATATGGCCAGAAAGTGGTGCTAGAATTCAATGGTGCGATGGTAAAAACCAATGGCAATGGTCTTCGGCTCAAAGGCAAGAAGACAATCATTGTGGTGTTCCTAATACTATATTTCTAGAATTTTCAAAACCAGGAGACTATGTGGTTTCCTTCGCTATGCGTGAAGACGGCTTTAAATTAGACCGATGGATTCTTACGAATAATGCTAATTTTACACCTCAAATAATCCCTGAATTACAGAATGAATAG